The DNA window ATCGTCGTGCTTGCCACGGCCTCGTGCCTTACGAGCTTTGACGATGCCAACGCGCGTCGCGCCGGCAGTTTCGGCGGCTTCGGCAGCCGTGGAACGCGAACCTTCGACGCTCCCGCCACAACGCGGACAGCTCCGACGCAAGCCGCGCCGATCGATCGGACGATGGCGCCTCGAACGCAGCAGCCCCAAACCGCCACGCAGCCGCCGATCAATGCGCAGCCGCGTCCCGGCCTGTTCGGCGGTTTCGGCGGGTCGATGATCGGCGGACTGATCGCCGGCGGCATCCTGGGCATGTTGATCGGTCACGGATTCGGCGGCGGCTTCGGTTTCCTCGGCATGCTGCTGCAGGTCGTTCTGATCTTCTTGGCTATCCGCTTTGCCATACAGTTTTTTGCGAACCGCCAACGAACCCCCTACGCGGCACCCGGACCGAACGCGTCGTACAATATGAATGCTTCGCAGCGTCCCTCTTTTTCCATTCCGACAATCGGTGGCGGAACGGCCGCCGCGGCACCAAGAACGCGCCAGGCCAATGACGAGATCGGGCTATCGCAAGCCGATCTCGACCGTTTCGAACAGCTTCTGACGGAAATCCAGTCGGCTTATGGTTCCGAGGATTACGGCACCCTGCGCCGGCTGACGACGCCCGAGGCGATGTCCTATCTGGCCGAGGAGCTTGGCGAGAACGCGACCAAAGGCGTCCGCAACAGCGTCACCAATGTTCGCTTGCTGCAGGGCGACATCGCCGAGGCCTGGCGGGAGGACAATGCCGAATACGCCACCCTGGCAATGCGCTATTCGAGCGTCGACGCGCTGGTCGATCGCGCAACCGGCCGGCTGGTCGACGGCGACGATCGCAATGCCTCGGAAACGACCGAGATCTGGACCTTCGTGCGCAAGCCGGGCTCGGACTGGAAGCTTTCTGCCATCCAGGGAACGGAGCTTCACCACGCTTGATCCCGCCTTGTCGTTTGATGTGTACTGCTAGCCTGCCCGGCTGTCCACAATAGGGGCTGGTACGTCCGCTATCGGCGGGCGACTTCAAGACTGGCGCTCACGGAAATCGAGGCCCCTCGTCCACCCAGCTCGGTGCCGACGCCTATCCGCCTCTTCCAGATGGCTACAGTGCCATATAGCCACCGATCCAAAGCCAGAGGCCGGCGACGAGCATGGAAAGGATCGTCATAGGCAGTCCGGCCTTGGCGTGATCGCGAAACGTCAGCCGTACGCCTTGGACAGCCGCCCGTTCGGCGACGATCAGGTTGGCGAGGCTTCCGACAAGGAGCAGGTTGCCGGCAAGTGTGGAAAGGAGGGCAAGTCCCACCAAGATCCCTTCCGGAATTCCGTGCCAGACCTTCAGGATCATCACAACTGCGGGAACATTGCCAATCGTATTGCTGAGGAGCAGCGAGATCGGCACCAGAGAAGAGATGCGATCAGGTAGCAGGTTATAGCTCGCCAGCGTGCGCACGGCCTCTTCCGGAATCCCGGTTCGGGCAAACGCATCGTTGATGACGAACAGCGCCGCAAACAGAATGAGCAAAGGCACGTCGATTTCATCGAGAAGCTGCCTGCTCGGGAGCGTGCGGCTGACAATCAGTGACGCGGCGACGAGAAGAGCCGAGATCTCGCGTGGCAGAGGGGAGGCAAACAAGACGAGCAACAGAACAAGCGCCGCACCGCTTATGCCCACCTGAAGACGGTCGAAGGAGACTGCCTCGGACGGAGCGTCCGTTGATGGCGCTTTGAGGCTTGCCCGCCAAACGTAAGCCACGCATCCGTAACTGATAACTAGCCCGGCAAGCGACGGGATAGCCGCATCTGCGAAATAGCCCCAGAAACTAAGCGCACCTGCCTGTCCAATGAGGATATTTTGGGGATTTCCGATCAAGGTCGCCGCCGAGCCGGCATTGCTTGCCGCGGCGAGCCCGAGCAGGAAGGGGCGAGGATCAAGATCGCGGGCAGCAAGGCCAGCGCAGAGTGGCGGGGTCATTGCGAAGACGACGATGTCATTGACGAGAAAGGCGGAGAGGATGCCGCCAATGGCAATCGTCAAAGCCAGCAGCAGGCGCGGCCGTCCGGCCTGGCGCGCAATCCACGTGGCGATCTCGCCGTAGAAGCCACTGGCGCCAACTCTCGCAGACAGGATCATCAGCCCGCCGAGCAGCAGCAGCGTCGGAAAGTGAATGGCCTCGCTCATTGCGCCACGCGGAACCGCACCAGCCGCAACGAGCACGACGGCAACGATCAGTGCGATGCCGGCCCGATCGATCCGAAGTCCGGGGACACGCCCCAGCGCCATCCCGAGATAGGTAAGCCCAAATAGAATGGAAACGACATAAGTCATTGAAAAAAACGGCTCCGAGGAACAAGGCGGGCGGCAGTCTGTGTTTCAGACGCTTAGCATCAGGGCGTTGTCAGGAACAATTCTTATTCCGGCAACGATGCTCCGCATGCATATTTCGACGGATCATTTGAGGAGCTGTTCCGCATCATCGGCAGTCAGGTCGCGATCGATTTGCAGGACGACCTTCTCCGGGCGCCTGCCTTCTTTTCGCAAGAGAATGACGACGGTACATTTTTTCTTGCCTGGATGAAACGATAGGAGCCGGCCTTTTGTCTTCGCCAGGACTTTCTCCACGACCTCAG is part of the Rhizobium jaguaris genome and encodes:
- a CDS encoding Tim44 domain-containing protein translates to MFSAVPRFAQIAAIVVLATASCLTSFDDANARRAGSFGGFGSRGTRTFDAPATTRTAPTQAAPIDRTMAPRTQQPQTATQPPINAQPRPGLFGGFGGSMIGGLIAGGILGMLIGHGFGGGFGFLGMLLQVVLIFLAIRFAIQFFANRQRTPYAAPGPNASYNMNASQRPSFSIPTIGGGTAAAAPRTRQANDEIGLSQADLDRFEQLLTEIQSAYGSEDYGTLRRLTTPEAMSYLAEELGENATKGVRNSVTNVRLLQGDIAEAWREDNAEYATLAMRYSSVDALVDRATGRLVDGDDRNASETTEIWTFVRKPGSDWKLSAIQGTELHHA
- a CDS encoding SLC13 family permease, whose product is MTYVVSILFGLTYLGMALGRVPGLRIDRAGIALIVAVVLVAAGAVPRGAMSEAIHFPTLLLLGGLMILSARVGASGFYGEIATWIARQAGRPRLLLALTIAIGGILSAFLVNDIVVFAMTPPLCAGLAARDLDPRPFLLGLAAASNAGSAATLIGNPQNILIGQAGALSFWGYFADAAIPSLAGLVISYGCVAYVWRASLKAPSTDAPSEAVSFDRLQVGISGAALVLLLVLFASPLPREISALLVAASLIVSRTLPSRQLLDEIDVPLLILFAALFVINDAFARTGIPEEAVRTLASYNLLPDRISSLVPISLLLSNTIGNVPAVVMILKVWHGIPEGILVGLALLSTLAGNLLLVGSLANLIVAERAAVQGVRLTFRDHAKAGLPMTILSMLVAGLWLWIGGYMAL